GCAGACTGGCTGTATGTATCTCCAATGGAAGCAAGATGCCTCATCATCATCTGAACCCTCCCCAGTCCAACTGATCTCATGGCAGTGGAGGAGGGGCCAGCACCATCAACACCATGGCTTGGCCAAGAATTCAGCCAACCTGAGTTCAGTCCGGCATTTCTGTGGACAAAATAATCCAATTCATATTTAGAAGGAACAAGGATGCATAAATAAGATTTAGTTAGCAGCCTAAAggtattgctttttttttggagatgtAAGGCTCGCACTTAGACAAGAAGAGTCTTCTCCTCATTCATGTGGtacagaaacaaaagaaatgatgTGAAAAAGTCCAAAGTGGCCAATTTTGAACTGTATCAACAATGAATATTCAGATAAAGATGTTTAAAAAAGGTAAATCCAGGGCATCATTTAGTCCACCTCAAGAGCAAACTATATTCAAATTCCCAGAAAATAATGGTTAGTTGCGAAAGATGCAAGAAATACGAGTGCTAAAGTGATCAAACAACAGCTGAAAACAGAGTTAGCCAATTTGTCTCTTAAACAAACAAGCCAATCAAAAAgtctagaaaagaaatttccCAAGATTACCACTTAACTGAGCAGTGTTTTCAGCAATGGAAGTTGCAAAAACGGTGTCCTGTTTCTCAAATTGTATTAAACtgttaaaaagaaatttcatagATCTAACAATGGTTTTACCTCCAAGTTCCTTCATCCATAGGATTCTGAGTCTGACTGGGAAATAGTCCTGGTGGCAGCACATTCTCAGAAGAATTTTGTCCATCAAGACCTACACTTAACTGGCGAGCAAGCTGTTCATCACTCAAAACTTCACTGCTAGGGCTTGCTTCATTCTCAGATATGGAAACAAAAAGCGGCTTTCGACAAGTGGGGCACGAATAAGCGTCATTAAGACCTTGATCCAACCTAGCATCATACGCAACTTTCAATCACAGTTTCATTTCaattacaaatacaaataaGAATGCAAATCCTCATACCAAGATCTCAAGCAACCAAGATGAAAGAGGTGCCGGCAGTGGAGCCTTTTGGCCTTGGCCATGGGTTCCTATCAAGTCAGAATTTTATCATGTCAATTAAACACTGGCTGTAATTTGacaattagagagagagagagagagagagagagagagaggagaggggaggAGGCGAGGAGCATACCCTGCAGATGGCACATTCATCATCGTATGCTTGGAGCTCTTCAGATGTTGCATCAGGAAGGGCAGCATGAAGAGTAGCCAATGCAGTTCTCAGTTTAATAAACCCCTTCACACGTTTGATGATCGCACTTAGTAAGGCCTGCAAATCATTCAATGTTGCACAATGAATAAACTGAAGATCAACCCTAATTTCAAGCACATGTTAAATAGGCATTAAATCAGTTGGTCAGATATTTACACGTATATTTAAGAATAGAACCACATCCACTATATGTAGTGGCATGCCACGAAGCAACCAGATAAGCACATAATGCCCCACAGCAGTCAATAAAGTTGCCATGTCAAGGACAAAACCAAGATTTCTAATCAGAAAGCTCTTCCATTCCCATAATGCACCTGCATAATCCAAAAGAAACGACATAGTAATTAAATATTCCAAAAAGCATGCTCAAATCTATGCAGTTAATGATCATGTACGGCAACAGACATCATACCAGATTAAAAGAATTAGACACTAACCAATAAACCAAAGAGTATAGAAACAGGGGGGGGGGAGGGGAATCAACCACGACAGATGGCCAATCCACTGTCCTCAATATATATAGATGAAATTGATACATGCATCGTAACAGCAAAGAAACTATCGCTTTGAGGACGTCAATTCTTAGCATATTGACCAATACAATTATTAATTCACTTCTATATTGTGACAAAATCACCAAAGGGTGAACCTACAATATCTGCAGATGCTCAGCATccagaaaaattgagaaaaaaagcaCCATTTGAAGTCAAGATGGCCTATAAATGGCCCAAGAAGCCTGCCACAGATGCATGCGCAAGAGATCAAGCAGTACCTGCCGCAGATGTATCTATAAACTTAAACATTCGGCAACCACTGCTGTTTCCTGCCGAATGATTTACCCAGATGTCAAGAAGCTGGAATCCATGAACCACAATGGCCTAAAAGGAGAGTATTGTCAAAGGCAAGCAACTCAGTCCATTGTCGCCATTCAATCATAGTCATAAGAAATTATGTTACATAGAAAACAATGAGAAGCTTGAAGGGAAGTGCTTCTTAAAAATACCTGAAGTGTTTCAAAAATAACACAGAAGAGCTCAAAAAGTAGCAACAAGAACATCGAAGACCCCAATGTTTTGTGAATCATTAGAGAAAGTCTAATCCTGCAAGCACACAGAAGGCAACATCACATCGATATAGATGAACTTCATAAAAATAAGTACTTCATAGCAATTTCTGGTGGAAAAAAACCAGTTTCTAAAGGAAGAAAGCTCAAAACAGTAAAACGCATACAAACCACATCCTACTTAATTCTTGTGACTACTCACAGTGATTGAGAGATCTTACTGAGTTAAAAAAACATATTGAAGTACAAAGTACAAGTCTCTGTAGTACTAACATTAGTGATAGGCAGATATAAGTAGTCTGTTGCATACACGATGCAGAACTATACCTATCGGCAATTTCAAATGGTTGGCTATGAATCCAGTATGTGGAACCAGGCGACATGAGCTTCACTAATCATTTTTAAGCATCTCTATAGGACTTTTATCTATCACACCGGAACTAGGTAAAAAATTATACCAAAAGAGACTCGATTCTGAATCACATTTCTCTTAAAAGATTCTAACTAACTCATGAATTACAATAAAACTAAGAGAAAGACGTGCAGGTCTTGTAAAACACATGTTATATGGGAAACCGATTATTAGTGCTATCTAGCTGCACTCAGCATTAATAATTACCAAAGAATACAAATCTGTCCTACTTCTTATTATCCAACGTGTATACCACTTGACTGTTTGAGAAACTATATCCTGTAAAATGAAGTCAACAGGACACTCAGCACATC
The sequence above is drawn from the Eucalyptus grandis isolate ANBG69807.140 chromosome 11, ASM1654582v1, whole genome shotgun sequence genome and encodes:
- the LOC104424344 gene encoding E3 ubiquitin protein ligase RIN2, whose product is MGVQYLSISGVCTVLSFLGLQWWAQNLIEKFKLDGLIGESIVKSDNANHVLDLLLSSSTTVALLATFILSAFTLLVLSLKSIFFSELSSSETRKLLERLGNYLIYKGTFLPLVLPPTLFHFCLWSTWLTVLCSLKMFQALARDRLERLNASPSTTPWAYFRVYSVLLVVLTVDVFWIRLSLMIHKTLGSSMFLLLLFELFCVIFETLQAIVVHGFQLLDIWVNHSAGNSSGCRMFKFIDTSAAGALWEWKSFLIRNLGFVLDMATLLTAVGHYVLIWLLRGMPLHIVDVVLFLNIRALLSAIIKRVKGFIKLRTALATLHAALPDATSEELQAYDDECAICREPMAKAKRLHCRHLFHLGCLRSWLDQGLNDAYSCPTCRKPLFVSISENEASPSSEVLSDEQLARQLSVGLDGQNSSENVLPPGLFPSQTQNPMDEGTWRNAGLNSGWLNSWPSHGVDGAGPSSTAMRSVGLGRVQMMMRHLASIGDTYSQSALDDAGWGIWPTNLSHAGPSGSLASGAPTVGRHPGATGGLHLRTTLRSANDDIANILTMAETVREVLPHIPEEMIFQDLQRTNSVTVTVNNLLQI